One genomic window of Euzebya sp. includes the following:
- a CDS encoding DUF5655 domain-containing protein, translating into MTQASAQLRNIQTATGLTIEQFAEEIRREGLEAHGRILAHLKAAHGLTHGNANALAHAVREHLAGGPPTPEALLDAQYAGAKAPLREVYEAVRAIAVGLGDDVEVVVQKTGVTFRRRRVFAVARAASSTRVELGLKLDVTPDGGRVVETTGMCSHRVDLRDPSDVDDAVAGWLADAHAAAG; encoded by the coding sequence ATGACCCAGGCGAGCGCGCAGCTGCGCAACATCCAGACCGCGACCGGTCTGACGATCGAGCAGTTCGCCGAGGAGATCCGGCGTGAGGGGTTGGAGGCCCACGGCCGGATCCTCGCCCACCTCAAGGCGGCGCACGGCCTGACGCACGGCAACGCCAACGCGCTGGCCCACGCGGTCCGCGAGCACCTGGCCGGCGGCCCGCCCACGCCCGAGGCGCTGCTGGACGCCCAGTACGCCGGCGCGAAGGCGCCGCTGCGGGAGGTCTACGAGGCGGTGCGCGCCATCGCGGTTGGGTTGGGTGACGACGTCGAGGTCGTGGTGCAGAAGACCGGGGTCACCTTCCGCCGGCGACGGGTCTTCGCCGTCGCCAGGGCCGCGTCGTCGACGCGGGTGGAGCTGGGCCTGAAGCTCGACGTCACGCCGGACGGCGGTCGGGTCGTGGAGACCACCGGCATGTGCAGCCACCGCGTGGACCTGCGCGACCCGTCCGACGTTGACGACGCCGTCGCCGGGTGGCTCGCCGACGCCCACGCCGCCGCCGGCTGA
- a CDS encoding helix-turn-helix domain-containing protein, whose protein sequence is MGRTRTGTAAEPIAFAFDWLTREPTPPVSRVVESIWYARGTVPYARERIAPTGSTVAVLVLGDPIVETPDDGTGVPLVADRGFLIGPHTRPVVNAPTGETFAVGIVTTPVGCEAVFGVAPAAIRWRVVDLEATWPAATALRRQVLAADGPEAMLDVVTQALARTAAPTLATMPRGARVALGRCEDAVALVEADPTTPIRDVAAALGVTHSQLDRDFARVVGLSPRALARLLRVRRLLEALDVRTEVPWRDLAADLGWVDQSHLIRDFVRHTGVTPTAYLAAQRRWLAPAVAGDGAGFVPER, encoded by the coding sequence ATGGGGCGCACGCGCACCGGCACCGCGGCTGAGCCGATCGCGTTCGCGTTCGACTGGCTCACACGCGAGCCGACCCCGCCGGTGTCCCGGGTCGTCGAGTCGATCTGGTACGCCCGCGGCACCGTGCCCTACGCCCGCGAACGGATCGCTCCGACCGGATCGACCGTCGCCGTCCTCGTGCTCGGCGATCCCATCGTCGAGACGCCCGACGACGGGACGGGGGTGCCCCTGGTCGCCGACCGCGGGTTCCTCATCGGCCCGCACACCCGCCCGGTCGTCAACGCGCCGACCGGGGAGACGTTCGCCGTCGGCATCGTGACGACGCCGGTCGGCTGCGAGGCGGTGTTCGGGGTGGCGCCGGCGGCGATCCGCTGGCGAGTGGTCGATCTCGAGGCTACGTGGCCGGCGGCGACGGCCCTCCGCCGACAGGTGCTGGCCGCCGACGGGCCGGAGGCGATGCTCGACGTCGTCACGCAGGCGCTCGCCAGGACGGCCGCTCCGACACTCGCGACGATGCCCCGTGGCGCCCGGGTCGCGTTGGGCCGCTGCGAGGACGCCGTCGCGCTGGTCGAGGCCGATCCCACGACGCCGATCCGCGACGTCGCCGCGGCCCTCGGCGTCACCCACAGCCAACTCGACCGCGACTTCGCCCGGGTGGTGGGGCTGTCACCGCGCGCGCTGGCGCGGCTGCTGCGGGTCCGCCGGCTGCTCGAGGCCCTCGACGTGCGGACCGAGGTGCCGTGGCGCGACCTCGCCGCCGACCTCGGCTGGGTCGACCAGTCCCACCTGATCCGCGACTTCGTCCGCCACACCGGCGTCACCCCGACCGCCTACCTCGCCGCCCAGCGCAGGTGGCTGGCCCCCGCGGTGGCGGGCGACGGTGCCGGGTTCGTCCCGGAGCGCTGA
- a CDS encoding ABC transporter permease — protein sequence MSTTTPARRDATPEPAPVEGDAIRSVLVVGERPPLPGRGSAARTFFWRAMLKIKHVPEQLFDVTMFPIMFLLMFTYLFGGALAGSTGAYLQEVLPGILAMTVAMITMYTGLTINRDIEKGVHDRFKSLPIWRPAPLVGALMADAVRYSLASTVILVLGVILGFRPGAGVGGVVLAIALLLAFCFGLSWIWTLLGLKMRSENALMGVSMMVLFPLTFISNVFVPVDTLPGWLQAFVDVNPITILVTAMRGLMHGEAVGSQITVTLAISAGLVAVFGPLTVMAYRRHD from the coding sequence GTGAGCACCACCACCCCGGCACGTCGGGACGCCACGCCCGAGCCCGCCCCGGTCGAGGGCGACGCGATCCGCAGCGTCCTCGTCGTCGGTGAGCGCCCACCCCTGCCCGGCCGCGGGAGCGCCGCCAGGACGTTCTTCTGGCGGGCCATGCTGAAGATCAAGCACGTCCCCGAGCAGCTGTTCGACGTGACGATGTTCCCGATCATGTTCCTGCTGATGTTCACCTACCTGTTCGGCGGGGCGCTGGCCGGGTCCACCGGCGCGTACCTCCAGGAGGTGCTGCCCGGCATCCTCGCGATGACCGTGGCGATGATCACGATGTACACGGGCCTCACGATCAACCGGGACATCGAGAAGGGCGTCCACGACCGGTTCAAGTCGCTGCCGATCTGGCGTCCCGCGCCGCTGGTCGGTGCGCTGATGGCCGACGCGGTGCGCTATTCCCTCGCCTCGACGGTGATCCTGGTCCTGGGCGTCATCCTGGGCTTCCGTCCCGGGGCGGGCGTCGGGGGCGTGGTGCTGGCGATCGCGCTGCTGCTCGCGTTCTGCTTCGGGCTCAGCTGGATCTGGACCCTGCTCGGGCTGAAGATGCGGTCGGAGAACGCGCTGATGGGCGTGTCGATGATGGTCCTGTTCCCGCTGACGTTCATCAGCAACGTGTTCGTCCCGGTCGACACGTTGCCCGGTTGGCTCCAGGCGTTCGTCGACGTCAACCCGATCACGATCCTGGTCACCGCGATGCGCGGCCTGATGCACGGGGAAGCCGTGGGCTCCCAGATCACGGTGACCCTGGCGATCAGCGCCGGGCTGGTCGCGGTGTTCGGCCCCCTCACCGTCATGGCCTACCGCCGCCACGACTGA
- a CDS encoding ATP-binding cassette domain-containing protein yields MTAELAIRAEGLEKHFGATRAVDGLDLSVPIGSVYGVLGPNGAGKTTAIRVLATLLPPTGGRAWVFGHDVVAEPEAVRGTVSLTGQFASVDEDLTGTENLVLLGRLWGHDRPAARRRADTLLEAFGLADAAARQVKTYSGGMRRRIDIAASIVVTPRLIFLDEPTTGLDPRSRNQVWEIVRALVAEGTTVLLTTPYLDEADQLADRIAVIDHGRVIAEGTGSELKASVGAGVLHLRLRDPARRPDAAAAIGRVVTADVQLERDPAALTVRVDDAGPAGAVLSALHALHIEVVNLGFGQPSLDEGFLTLTGHPAEPAEPTPASTDVEVGL; encoded by the coding sequence ATGACGGCTGAGCTGGCCATCAGAGCCGAGGGGCTCGAGAAGCACTTCGGCGCGACGCGTGCGGTGGACGGGCTGGACCTGTCGGTGCCGATCGGATCGGTGTACGGGGTCCTCGGGCCCAACGGGGCCGGGAAGACCACGGCCATCCGGGTCCTCGCCACGTTGTTGCCGCCGACCGGCGGGCGGGCGTGGGTGTTCGGCCACGACGTGGTCGCCGAGCCCGAGGCGGTGCGCGGCACCGTCAGCCTCACCGGGCAGTTCGCATCGGTCGACGAGGACCTGACCGGCACCGAGAACCTGGTCCTCCTCGGCCGGCTGTGGGGCCACGACCGCCCGGCCGCCCGCCGACGGGCGGACACCCTCCTCGAGGCCTTCGGGCTGGCGGACGCGGCGGCGCGGCAGGTCAAGACCTACTCGGGCGGGATGCGGCGGCGCATCGACATCGCCGCGAGCATCGTCGTCACGCCGCGGCTGATCTTCCTCGACGAGCCCACGACCGGCCTCGACCCCCGCAGCCGCAACCAGGTGTGGGAGATCGTCCGGGCATTGGTCGCCGAGGGCACCACCGTGCTGCTGACGACCCCGTACCTCGACGAGGCCGACCAGCTGGCCGACCGGATCGCGGTGATCGACCACGGGCGGGTGATCGCGGAGGGCACCGGCTCGGAGCTGAAGGCCTCCGTCGGCGCGGGCGTCCTGCACCTCCGCCTCCGCGATCCCGCGCGACGGCCCGACGCCGCGGCGGCCATCGGCCGCGTCGTCACCGCTGACGTCCAGCTCGAGCGGGACCCCGCCGCGCTGACCGTGCGGGTCGACGACGCCGGCCCCGCCGGGGCGGTGCTCAGCGCGCTGCACGCCCTCCACATCGAGGTCGTCAACCTCGGGTTCGGCCAGCCCAGCCTCGACGAGGGGTTCCTCACCCTGACCGGCCACCCGGCCGAGCCCGCCGAACCCACCCCCGCCAGCACCGACGTGGAGGTCGGGCTGTGA